The proteins below come from a single Parageobacillus toebii NBRC 107807 genomic window:
- a CDS encoding YfkD famly protein, producing MKKWSICLFISAFMMYATTFTADAASKQAQPSSVVDITKENTYPNPTQDLPYLEPSKFTKQLLDSANVKIENPELIRLLNESSVSSTPFAIGYRATIYLGQWPLNYQSLETSTNWEYQKVNTNFLDNRGGNAPQRLYYRQETQKHVRGGLTAPIPSEEAVQKMMLNAAMKKTNLPLAFSTVVGIGTKKDHPYQVPAKKLGYLYAYAPAVNEKGKVTYGEVYVVLKGNKKKIVVKNVTTRGIGAWIPVQDRLYFSYVVSEQPR from the coding sequence ATGAAAAAATGGAGTATTTGCCTTTTTATTAGTGCTTTTATGATGTATGCTACTACTTTCACCGCTGATGCGGCTTCCAAACAAGCACAGCCGAGCTCCGTAGTAGATATTACAAAAGAAAATACGTATCCAAATCCGACGCAAGATTTGCCGTATCTAGAACCAAGCAAATTTACAAAACAGCTCCTTGATTCAGCAAACGTAAAGATTGAGAATCCAGAACTGATCCGGCTTCTTAATGAATCTTCCGTTTCCAGTACGCCGTTTGCTATTGGGTACCGGGCAACGATTTATTTAGGACAATGGCCGCTTAATTATCAATCGTTAGAAACGTCAACGAATTGGGAGTATCAAAAGGTCAATACCAATTTTCTCGATAATCGTGGCGGCAATGCTCCACAAAGACTATATTACAGACAGGAAACGCAAAAGCATGTGCGCGGCGGTTTAACGGCACCAATTCCAAGCGAAGAAGCGGTGCAAAAAATGATGTTAAATGCGGCGATGAAAAAGACGAACTTGCCGTTAGCGTTTAGTACGGTTGTCGGGATTGGGACGAAAAAAGACCATCCATATCAAGTGCCTGCCAAAAAGCTTGGTTATTTGTATGCTTATGCGCCAGCCGTGAATGAAAAAGGGAAAGTTACCTATGGAGAAGTGTATGTTGTACTTAAAGGAAATAAAAAGAAAATTGTCGTGAAAAATGTAACAACACGAGGAATTGGCGCATGGATTCCTGTTCAGGACCGTCTGTATTTTTCATATGTTGTAAGCGAACAGCCACGATAA
- a CDS encoding fumarate hydratase yields the protein MEKFQQSMYELIVETSTKLPKDVRRAIARAKARENAGTRAAMALATIAGNIKMAEENVSPICQDTGLPTFKIKVPVGANQIKMKEAIHAAIVQATKEGKLRPNSVDSLTGKNSGDNLGVGVPVIKFEQWENDYIDVRLILKGGGCENKNIQYSLPCELEGLGRAGRDLDGIRKCILHAVYQAQGQGCSAGFIGVGIGGDRASGYELAKDQLFRSVDDVNPNEDLRRLEEYIMENANKLGIGTMGFGGESTLLGCKIGVMHRIPASFFVSVAYNCWAFRRLGVKIDPETGEITEWLYQEGEDVDFEKELEKAKTAATAELGEVREIVLEPPITEEQIRQLKVGDVVRINGVIYTGRDAIHKYLMDHDSPVDLNGQIIYHCGPVMLKDENGNWQVKAAGPTTSIREEPYQGDIIKKFGVRAVIGKGGMGAKTLQALKEHGGVYLNAIGGAAQYYADCIKSVEGVDLLEFGIPEAMWHLRVENFTAVVTMDAHGNSLHEDVEKSSLEKLAQFKEPVFK from the coding sequence ATGGAAAAATTCCAACAAAGCATGTATGAACTTATCGTGGAAACGTCCACGAAGCTGCCAAAGGATGTGCGTCGAGCGATCGCTCGGGCAAAAGCGAGAGAAAACGCGGGAACGCGGGCGGCGATGGCGCTGGCGACAATTGCCGGCAACATTAAAATGGCGGAAGAAAACGTATCACCGATTTGTCAAGATACAGGATTGCCAACGTTCAAAATTAAAGTGCCTGTCGGCGCAAACCAAATAAAAATGAAAGAGGCGATTCATGCCGCAATCGTTCAGGCGACAAAAGAAGGAAAGCTTCGCCCAAACTCCGTTGATTCGTTAACAGGAAAAAATAGCGGCGATAATCTTGGTGTTGGTGTTCCTGTTATTAAATTTGAACAATGGGAAAACGATTACATTGATGTTCGCCTTATTTTAAAAGGGGGCGGCTGTGAAAATAAAAACATTCAATACAGCTTGCCATGTGAATTGGAAGGGCTTGGACGAGCCGGTCGCGATTTAGACGGCATCCGCAAATGTATTTTACATGCGGTATACCAAGCGCAAGGGCAAGGCTGCAGCGCCGGATTTATCGGCGTCGGCATCGGCGGCGACCGCGCTTCTGGCTATGAACTGGCGAAAGATCAGCTCTTCCGCTCTGTGGACGATGTTAATCCAAACGAAGATCTTCGCCGCCTAGAAGAATATATTATGGAAAATGCTAATAAACTCGGCATCGGAACGATGGGATTTGGCGGCGAATCGACATTATTAGGCTGTAAAATCGGAGTGATGCACCGCATTCCGGCAAGCTTCTTCGTTTCCGTTGCGTATAACTGCTGGGCGTTCCGCCGTCTCGGCGTGAAGATCGATCCAGAAACAGGCGAAATCACGGAATGGTTATATCAAGAAGGAGAAGACGTCGATTTTGAAAAAGAATTGGAAAAAGCGAAAACAGCCGCAACGGCAGAACTTGGCGAAGTGCGCGAAATCGTCCTCGAGCCGCCGATTACGGAAGAACAAATTCGCCAGTTGAAAGTCGGGGATGTTGTCCGCATCAATGGAGTCATTTATACTGGCCGCGACGCGATTCATAAATATTTAATGGATCATGATTCTCCTGTTGATTTAAATGGACAAATTATTTACCACTGCGGACCGGTCATGTTAAAAGATGAAAACGGCAATTGGCAAGTCAAAGCGGCCGGTCCGACAACAAGCATTCGCGAGGAGCCTTATCAAGGAGACATTATAAAAAAATTCGGTGTTCGCGCGGTCATCGGAAAAGGCGGAATGGGCGCAAAAACGCTCCAAGCCCTAAAAGAACACGGCGGCGTCTATTTGAACGCGATCGGCGGCGCGGCGCAATATTATGCAGACTGTATTAAGTCGGTAGAAGGAGTCGATTTATTGGAATTCGGCATTCCAGAAGCGATGTGGCATTTACGCGTTGAAAACTTTACCGCTGTTGTTACGATGGACGCTCACGGCAACAGCTTGCACGAAGATGTGGAAAAATCCTCACTAGAAAAACTTGCACAGTTCAAAGAGCCTGTTTTTAAATAA
- the yfkAB gene encoding radical SAM/CxCxxxxC motif protein YfkAB — protein MNSLTLKPIAPSFDPWEAYLDIEEYGELQLTNIEFTTTTLCNMRCEHCAVGYTLQTKDPEALPLDLLIQRLEEIPHLRSLSITGGEPMLSLKSVNNYVVPLLKYAHERGVRTQLNSNLTLELDRYEKIIPYLDVLHISHNWGTIDDFVEGGFAMMERKPSVAQREKYFERMIENAKALAKAGVIVSAETMLNKRTVPHLEKIHRQVVNEMHCKRHEVHPMYPSDFASALETLSLDELREAIHHLLDIRDENVWMLFGTLPFYPCSDNEEDLALLKRLYSSKNVTVRNDPDGRSRLNVNIFTGDIIVTDFGDEPVLGNIRHHTLLEAYEKWKNSPIAKQLLCHCPSVQCLGPNVLVKNTYYSDIDFTKRKARIKK, from the coding sequence ATGAATTCATTAACACTGAAACCTATTGCGCCATCGTTTGATCCGTGGGAAGCGTATCTTGATATAGAAGAATATGGGGAATTGCAACTAACAAACATTGAGTTTACGACGACAACATTATGCAATATGCGCTGCGAACATTGCGCAGTCGGTTATACATTGCAAACGAAAGACCCAGAAGCGCTGCCGCTTGATTTATTAATTCAGCGTCTAGAAGAAATTCCGCATCTACGTTCATTAAGCATTACCGGCGGTGAGCCGATGTTATCATTAAAATCGGTAAATAACTATGTCGTTCCGTTATTGAAGTACGCCCATGAACGTGGAGTGCGGACACAACTAAACTCAAACTTAACATTAGAGTTAGATCGTTACGAAAAAATTATTCCATATCTAGATGTGTTGCATATTTCGCATAACTGGGGAACGATCGATGACTTTGTCGAAGGCGGATTTGCGATGATGGAGCGCAAACCAAGCGTTGCGCAGCGTGAAAAATATTTTGAACGAATGATTGAAAACGCGAAAGCTTTGGCTAAAGCGGGAGTCATCGTCTCCGCAGAAACAATGCTAAACAAGCGGACAGTTCCACATTTAGAAAAAATTCATCGCCAAGTCGTTAATGAGATGCATTGCAAACGCCATGAAGTGCATCCAATGTACCCTAGTGATTTTGCAAGTGCGCTGGAAACGTTGAGCTTGGACGAATTGCGGGAGGCAATTCATCATCTTCTTGATATTCGCGACGAAAATGTTTGGATGTTGTTTGGAACACTTCCATTTTACCCTTGCAGCGATAACGAAGAAGATTTAGCGCTATTGAAACGACTTTATTCGAGTAAAAACGTAACCGTCCGCAATGATCCAGACGGGCGCTCCCGACTAAACGTCAATATTTTTACAGGGGATATTATTGTGACTGATTTCGGCGATGAGCCGGTGCTTGGAAACATCCGTCATCATACGCTGTTAGAAGCATACGAAAAATGGAAAAATTCCCCTATCGCAAAACAGCTTCTTTGTCATTGTCCATCCGTTCAATGTCTTGGGCCGAACGTACTTGTTAAAAACACCTATTATTCTGATATCGATTTTACGAAACGAAAAGCGCGAATCAAAAAATAA
- the cax gene encoding calcium/proton exchanger — MNKVFALMVWIGVPLSVIGSFLHWPVVLMFAVYCLTIIALASYMGRATESLAIVAGPRIGGLLNATFGNAVELIISIFALKAGLVEVVLASLTGSVLGNLLLVAGLSFFVGGLKYKRQEFNVYDARHNAGLLTFAILVAFVIPEVFAMNMSSQEKLSLSVGISIIMILLYLAALYFKLVTHRGVYQQKSDVVDEHEEPEWTKGKAILILALATAAVAYISERLVHTFETVAESFGWSELFIGIIIVAIVGNAAEHASAVIMAYKNRMNIAVEIAIGSTLQIAMFVAPVLVLVSLLFPEKMPLVFSLPELIAMATSVLLTIVISNDGDTNWFEGATLLAAYTIMGIGFYLL, encoded by the coding sequence ATGAATAAAGTATTTGCGCTGATGGTATGGATCGGCGTTCCATTATCAGTAATCGGCAGTTTTCTTCATTGGCCTGTGGTCTTGATGTTTGCGGTGTATTGCTTAACGATTATTGCTTTAGCAAGCTATATGGGACGCGCTACGGAAAGTTTGGCTATTGTAGCTGGACCGCGCATAGGGGGATTGCTTAATGCTACGTTTGGCAACGCAGTAGAGCTCATTATTTCCATTTTTGCTTTAAAAGCGGGACTCGTAGAAGTAGTGCTCGCCTCACTTACAGGTTCGGTGCTTGGCAACTTATTATTAGTGGCTGGCTTGTCTTTTTTTGTTGGCGGTCTTAAGTACAAGCGGCAGGAATTCAATGTATATGATGCCCGCCATAACGCCGGACTGCTTACGTTTGCCATTTTAGTGGCGTTTGTGATTCCTGAAGTGTTTGCGATGAACATGTCTAGTCAAGAAAAGCTATCTCTTAGTGTCGGTATTTCGATTATTATGATCCTTTTATATTTAGCGGCCTTATACTTTAAGCTTGTCACACATCGCGGGGTATATCAACAAAAGTCTGATGTAGTGGATGAACATGAAGAACCAGAATGGACAAAAGGAAAGGCGATTTTGATTCTAGCGCTAGCAACCGCGGCAGTTGCCTACATATCCGAGAGACTTGTCCATACGTTTGAAACGGTGGCGGAATCGTTCGGATGGAGCGAATTGTTTATCGGGATTATCATTGTCGCCATCGTTGGAAACGCAGCGGAGCACGCCTCTGCCGTTATTATGGCATACAAAAATAGAATGAATATCGCTGTTGAAATCGCGATCGGTTCAACGTTACAAATCGCTATGTTTGTTGCGCCTGTGCTTGTTCTTGTTTCTTTACTCTTTCCAGAAAAGATGCCGCTTGTTTTTTCGCTTCCGGAATTGATCGCAATGGCGACATCTGTATTATTGACGATTGTCATTTCTAATGATGGGGATACAAACTGGTTTGAAGGGGCGACATTGCTCGCGGCTTATACGATTATGGGAATCGGCTTTTACTTGCTTTGA
- the pdaA gene encoding delta-lactam-biosynthetic de-N-acetylase, whose amino-acid sequence MKKWAIWLLVCVIILSFVPASAEAVSNKAIHWGFKRSENHKPPSAGKELDQLLAKYDAFYLGNPNKKEIYLTFDNGYENGYTAKILDVLKEKKVPATFFVTGHYLDTAPDLVKRMVKEGHIVGNHSWHHPDLTQVSNEQLRKELESVRKKTEELTGQKGMMYLRPPRGIFSERTMAVARELGYYHVFWSLAFVDWQTNNQKGWKYAYDNIMKQIHPGAVLLLHTVSKDNADALAKAIDDLRKQGYTFKSLDDLMVEKMNLHPWLFTP is encoded by the coding sequence ATGAAAAAATGGGCGATATGGCTGTTAGTATGTGTCATCATCTTATCGTTTGTTCCTGCTTCCGCTGAAGCTGTAAGCAATAAAGCGATTCATTGGGGGTTTAAGCGAAGCGAGAACCATAAGCCTCCTTCCGCGGGAAAAGAGTTAGATCAACTGCTTGCCAAATATGATGCATTTTATTTAGGGAATCCAAACAAAAAAGAAATTTATTTAACATTTGATAATGGCTATGAAAACGGTTATACAGCGAAAATTTTAGATGTCTTAAAAGAGAAAAAAGTGCCAGCGACGTTTTTTGTGACGGGCCACTATTTAGATACCGCTCCTGATTTAGTGAAACGAATGGTGAAAGAAGGGCATATTGTCGGCAACCATTCATGGCATCATCCTGATTTAACGCAAGTGAGCAATGAACAGCTTCGGAAAGAGCTGGAATCCGTTCGTAAAAAAACGGAAGAGTTGACGGGACAAAAAGGAATGATGTATCTTCGCCCGCCACGCGGCATTTTCAGTGAAAGGACGATGGCGGTCGCCCGCGAGCTTGGTTATTACCATGTGTTTTGGTCGCTTGCGTTTGTTGATTGGCAGACGAACAATCAAAAAGGGTGGAAGTACGCATATGATAACATTATGAAACAAATTCACCCGGGCGCGGTTTTATTGCTTCATACCGTCTCGAAAGACAATGCGGATGCGCTTGCGAAAGCGATTGACGATTTGCGCAAGCAAGGCTACACGTTTAAAAGCCTCGATGATCTGATGGTCGAAAAAATGAATTTGCATCCATGGCTTTTTACCCCTTGA
- a CDS encoding DNA-3-methyladenine glycosylase family protein — translation MWQQQIEVAPPYDFSKALKRLALDPLISVDIAKQKVIVPLYVQQIPIAVTVESIGTKEEPRFLVTAPYPERKKEIIERISHLFQWNTPLAPIHEHFQRTELQPLFTEYQGMPLILDFDLYFCLTKCLIHQQLNLKVAYRLTERFVKTFGTQIDGVWFYPRPEDIASLSYDELKQLQLSGRKAEYIIDTSRLIAEGKLSLEELAHQNEEEVMEQLLSIRGIGPWTVQNFLLFGLGKPNVFPKADIGLQRAIQRLLGLSQKPSIKQMEELSKRWEPYLSYASLYLWRSIE, via the coding sequence ATGTGGCAACAGCAAATTGAGGTCGCCCCTCCGTACGATTTTTCCAAAGCGCTGAAGCGGCTTGCCCTCGATCCTCTTATATCGGTGGATATAGCGAAACAGAAAGTCATTGTTCCGCTTTATGTTCAACAGATCCCAATCGCTGTTACGGTCGAAAGCATTGGGACAAAGGAGGAGCCGCGTTTTCTTGTTACGGCGCCATATCCTGAACGAAAAAAGGAAATCATCGAGCGGATTTCCCATCTGTTTCAATGGAATACACCGCTTGCCCCGATTCACGAACATTTTCAGCGGACCGAATTACAACCGCTTTTTACCGAATATCAAGGAATGCCGCTTATTTTAGATTTTGATCTTTATTTTTGTTTAACGAAATGCCTCATTCACCAGCAATTAAATTTAAAAGTTGCTTACCGCCTGACAGAGCGGTTTGTGAAAACGTTTGGAACACAAATCGATGGCGTTTGGTTCTACCCGCGGCCGGAAGATATTGCTTCTCTTTCCTATGATGAACTGAAGCAGCTGCAGTTAAGCGGACGAAAAGCGGAGTATATCATTGATACATCACGGCTTATTGCCGAAGGGAAGCTTTCATTAGAGGAACTTGCACACCAAAACGAGGAAGAAGTGATGGAACAATTGTTATCGATTCGCGGCATCGGTCCATGGACGGTGCAAAATTTTCTTTTATTTGGGCTTGGAAAACCAAATGTGTTTCCGAAGGCGGACATAGGGTTGCAGCGAGCGATCCAGCGGCTGCTCGGTCTTTCACAAAAGCCATCGATAAAACAAATGGAAGAGCTAAGCAAGCGCTGGGAGCCGTATTTAAGCTATGCGTCCTTATACTTATGGAGAAGCATCGAATAG